The following proteins are co-located in the Oceanimonas sp. GK1 genome:
- a CDS encoding LysR family transcriptional regulator: MRDLPITLLRTFVVVAETLNLTVAAGRLHRAPSTISMQLNRLEGLVSTDLLERGQHGVRLTPAGELLRSHAQLLLNQHDRILGSFLNAEVGGKVRFGTHDQYATRSLPPLLETFVLNYPEVRLEVQCDHRPHHLVSLVQQGKLDLALVEMPLRAQGGTRLGGDELVWVRSPVHQVHLRDPLPLAVFVEGCYHRDAALQALELWEKPCRLAFTSQSRAGILAAVRAGIGVGVIPRSTLEEGLMVVEEGLPPLPRTDTTLFLAEQVNEASTRLAKIIRESPQFARGGQDMARLLHQFG, encoded by the coding sequence ATGCGTGACTTGCCCATTACCCTGCTGCGCACCTTTGTGGTGGTGGCCGAAACCCTCAACCTGACGGTGGCTGCCGGTCGCCTGCACCGGGCGCCGTCGACCATCAGCATGCAGCTGAACCGGCTGGAGGGCCTGGTGTCGACCGATCTGCTGGAGCGCGGGCAACACGGCGTGCGGCTAACGCCGGCGGGAGAATTGCTCCGCTCCCATGCCCAGCTGCTGCTGAATCAGCATGATCGCATACTGGGCTCGTTCCTGAATGCCGAAGTGGGCGGAAAGGTCCGGTTTGGCACTCATGATCAGTACGCCACCCGCAGTCTGCCCCCCCTGCTGGAAACCTTTGTGCTCAATTACCCCGAGGTGCGGCTGGAGGTGCAGTGCGATCACCGGCCCCACCATCTGGTGTCGCTGGTGCAGCAGGGAAAGCTGGATCTGGCCCTGGTGGAAATGCCGCTGCGGGCCCAGGGCGGAACGCGGCTCGGTGGTGATGAGCTGGTCTGGGTGCGCTCCCCGGTGCACCAGGTTCACTTGCGGGATCCCCTGCCATTGGCGGTGTTTGTGGAAGGCTGCTACCACAGGGACGCCGCCCTGCAGGCCCTGGAGCTGTGGGAGAAACCCTGCCGGCTTGCCTTTACCAGTCAGAGCCGGGCCGGAATACTGGCGGCGGTCAGGGCGGGGATCGGTGTGGGGGTCATTCCCCGCAGTACCCTGGAAGAAGGGCTGATGGTGGTGGAAGAGGGCCTGCCGCCCTTGCCCAGAACCGACACCACCCTCTTTCTGGCCGAGCAGGTCAACGAGGCCAGCACTCGTCTGGCGAAGATCATTCGGGAAAGCCCGCAGTTTGCCCGCGGCGGGCAGGACATGGCCCGGCTGCTGCACCAGTTTGGCTGA
- a CDS encoding MFS transporter: MNQVVSHGFGMFLFAALVPLMREAIQLSHWHLAAIGALTQLAYLAGAMLLGVLGHRLNTARLALTTGSLSTALLFTMAHLENPLFIMLALTCLAASAAISWGTLVEIISRHVQPGQRSTYLSTVSSGTAWGYGLNGLLILLVVPSLGWQQAWQLAGATGLLVVALTWRLLRSLRSPAASTTVAAEPAMPATRLLLTIATERTAFLACLICLLAGFTTMPFSTWLNTYLDQLGLPASLGGYTWTTVGLTGMVAGLLTGGLADRKGHGVALLIIFGGFALGQLAFAYDPARFALVAGFGYGLMYFPMWGIVAGWVGRHYSSTVTMQISGLCMVTFGLGGTLGNLLAGYLRTVTGSLDAVFMTLAGAALLLVGLGLWIWSSTPAVSPQPDLP; the protein is encoded by the coding sequence ATGAATCAGGTAGTCAGCCATGGATTTGGCATGTTTCTGTTTGCGGCCCTGGTGCCGCTGATGCGTGAAGCCATCCAGCTCAGCCACTGGCACCTGGCCGCCATCGGGGCGCTCACCCAGCTGGCCTATCTCGCCGGCGCCATGCTGCTTGGGGTGCTGGGCCACCGCCTGAACACGGCACGGCTGGCGCTGACCACCGGCAGCCTCTCCACCGCCCTGCTGTTTACCATGGCGCACCTTGAGAACCCGTTGTTCATTATGCTGGCACTGACCTGCCTGGCCGCCAGCGCCGCCATCAGCTGGGGCACTCTGGTGGAGATCATCAGTCGTCATGTTCAGCCGGGCCAGCGCTCGACCTATCTCTCCACCGTCTCCAGCGGCACCGCCTGGGGTTATGGCCTGAATGGCCTGCTGATCCTGCTGGTAGTGCCCTCCCTGGGCTGGCAACAGGCCTGGCAACTGGCCGGGGCGACCGGTCTGCTGGTGGTGGCCCTGACCTGGCGCCTGCTGCGCAGCCTGCGGTCGCCTGCCGCCAGCACCACAGTGGCCGCCGAGCCGGCCATGCCCGCCACCAGGCTGCTGCTGACCATCGCTACCGAGCGAACCGCCTTTCTGGCATGCCTGATCTGCCTGCTGGCCGGCTTTACCACCATGCCCTTTTCCACCTGGCTCAATACTTACCTGGATCAGCTGGGGCTGCCCGCCAGCCTCGGCGGCTATACCTGGACCACGGTGGGGCTGACCGGCATGGTGGCCGGCCTGCTCACCGGCGGCCTGGCCGACCGTAAAGGCCACGGCGTGGCCCTGCTGATCATCTTCGGCGGTTTTGCGCTCGGCCAGCTGGCGTTTGCCTATGATCCGGCCCGGTTTGCCCTGGTGGCCGGCTTTGGCTACGGCCTGATGTATTTTCCCATGTGGGGCATAGTGGCCGGCTGGGTGGGCAGGCATTACTCTTCCACCGTCACCATGCAGATCAGCGGGCTTTGCATGGTGACCTTCGGCCTGGGCGGCACCCTGGGTAACCTGCTGGCGGGCTATCTGCGCACCGTCACCGGCTCACTGGACGCCGTGTTCATGACCCTGGCGGGGGCGGCGCTGTTGCTGGTGGGGCTGGGACTGTGGATATGGAGCAGCACGCCCGCCGTCAGCCCGCAGCCCGATCTGCCCTGA
- the astA gene encoding arginine N-succinyltransferase, whose protein sequence is MLVIRPIEQRDFAILKQIAIESGHGFTSLPVNDELLQNKIDHSMASFASRAGGKGECLYFFVAEDSETGEVLGTTALESAVGLSSPFYTYLLGKQVHSSRKLGIHNVVQTLTLTNDYTGVSELCTLFLREPARQGLNGRLLSKCRFLFLAEFPELFDQRVLAEMRGVSDDKGNSPFWSWLQEHFFSMDFPTVDYLTGIGQKGFIADLMPKYPIYVSLLSKEARGVIGKTHDKTRPALHLLEEEGFCWRGYVDIFDAGPTVECEVRHIQTVRNSRRLTVQVGHPVQTGLYLISNTRFAEFRALLGEMAVNEQQGQAVMTAEVARLLGVEDGDTVRVAEMKRND, encoded by the coding sequence ATGCTGGTGATAAGACCCATAGAGCAGCGTGATTTTGCCATTCTCAAGCAGATCGCCATCGAGTCCGGCCATGGTTTTACCTCGCTGCCGGTGAACGACGAGCTGCTGCAAAACAAGATCGATCATTCGATGGCATCCTTTGCCAGCCGGGCCGGCGGCAAGGGCGAGTGCCTTTACTTTTTTGTGGCCGAAGACAGCGAAACCGGTGAGGTGCTGGGCACCACGGCGCTGGAGTCGGCGGTGGGGCTGTCGTCTCCCTTCTATACCTACCTGCTGGGCAAGCAGGTGCACAGCTCCCGCAAGCTGGGCATTCATAACGTGGTACAAACCCTGACGCTCACCAACGATTACACCGGGGTCAGTGAATTGTGCACCCTGTTTTTGCGCGAGCCCGCCCGCCAGGGCCTGAACGGCCGGCTGCTGTCGAAATGCCGGTTTTTGTTTCTGGCGGAATTTCCCGAGCTGTTTGATCAGCGGGTGCTGGCGGAGATGCGCGGGGTGTCCGATGACAAGGGCAACAGTCCGTTCTGGAGCTGGCTGCAGGAGCACTTTTTCTCCATGGACTTTCCCACGGTCGACTACCTTACCGGCATCGGCCAGAAGGGGTTTATCGCCGATCTCATGCCCAAATACCCCATTTACGTCAGCCTGCTGTCAAAAGAGGCGAGAGGGGTGATCGGTAAAACCCACGATAAGACCCGCCCGGCCCTGCATTTGCTGGAAGAAGAAGGCTTTTGCTGGCGCGGCTACGTCGACATTTTCGATGCGGGCCCCACGGTGGAGTGCGAGGTGCGTCATATCCAGACGGTCCGCAACAGCCGCCGGCTGACGGTGCAGGTCGGCCATCCGGTCCAGACCGGGCTTTATCTGATCAGCAATACCCGCTTTGCGGAATTTCGCGCCCTGCTGGGCGAGATGGCGGTGAACGAACAACAGGGGCAGGCGGTAATGACCGCCGAGGTCGCACGCCTGCTCGGGGTAGAGGACGGGGATACCGTCAGGGTAGCGGAGATGAAACGCAATGACTGA
- a CDS encoding aminodeoxychorismate/anthranilate synthase component II, with amino-acid sequence MLLMIDNYDSFTWNLVQYFGELGQEVVVRRNDEIGLDEIAALRPSGLVISPGPCTPNEAGVSLAAIERFAGEVPLLGVCLGHQAIAQAFGGRVIRARRVMHGKTSAIRHTGTGLFASLPDPLTVTRYHSLVVEDDSLPACFEVTAWSEQAQGERDEIMAMQHRTLPVHSVQFHPESILTEGGHRLLQNYLDLL; translated from the coding sequence ATGCTGCTGATGATCGATAACTACGACTCCTTTACCTGGAACCTGGTGCAGTATTTCGGTGAGCTGGGGCAGGAGGTGGTGGTGCGCCGCAACGACGAAATTGGTCTGGACGAGATTGCCGCCCTGCGCCCATCGGGGCTGGTGATTTCCCCCGGCCCCTGTACCCCGAACGAGGCCGGCGTGTCACTGGCGGCCATCGAGCGCTTTGCCGGTGAAGTGCCGCTGCTCGGTGTGTGCCTGGGGCACCAGGCCATTGCCCAGGCTTTTGGCGGCCGGGTGATCCGGGCCCGGCGAGTGATGCACGGCAAGACCTCGGCCATTCGCCATACCGGCACCGGCCTGTTTGCGAGCCTGCCCGATCCGCTCACCGTCACCCGCTATCACTCCCTGGTGGTGGAAGACGACAGCTTGCCCGCCTGCTTTGAGGTGACCGCCTGGAGCGAACAGGCGCAGGGGGAACGCGACGAAATCATGGCCATGCAGCACCGTACCCTGCCGGTGCACAGCGTGCAGTTTCATCCGGAAAGCATTCTGACCGAAGGCGGCCACCGGCTGCTGCAAAACTACCTGGATCTCCTGTGA
- the astD gene encoding succinylglutamate-semialdehyde dehydrogenase, with the protein MTEAVQYINGQWLAGAGERFDSLDPAKNEVVWQGASADAAQVDAAVAAARAASADWAFRPVEERLAVIKAFAGLLEQHKAPLAKLIARETGKPEWEALTEVAAMSGKATISEKAYFERTGTVENPMPGARAFVRHKPHGVVAVFGPYNFPGHLPNGHIVPALIAGNTVVFKPSELTPLVAQETVRLWAEAGLPAGVLNLVQGEVNTGKALASHEGIDGLFFTGSSNTGKLLHQQYAGQPGKILALEMGGNNPLVVTTVADEDAAVHAIVQSAFITSGQRCTCARRLLVPRGEAGDRLLARLVAVSKAIRVGRYDADPQPFMGAMISERAARGMVAAQAHLLAFGGQSLLMLKHLQPGTGLVSPGIVDVTGVAQLPDEEYFGPLLQVIRFNDLPEALTLANRTRYGLSAGLLSDSEADWDYFYRHIRAGIVNRNRPITGASSAAPFGGIGDSGNHRASAYYAADYCAYPVASVEGDHLVMPATLSPGLSF; encoded by the coding sequence ATGACTGAGGCCGTGCAATACATCAATGGTCAGTGGCTGGCAGGCGCGGGCGAACGGTTTGACTCCCTCGACCCGGCCAAAAACGAGGTAGTCTGGCAGGGAGCGTCCGCCGATGCCGCCCAGGTAGACGCCGCCGTGGCGGCGGCCCGGGCCGCCAGTGCCGACTGGGCCTTTCGTCCGGTAGAGGAACGCCTGGCCGTTATCAAGGCCTTTGCCGGCCTGCTGGAGCAGCACAAGGCGCCGCTGGCGAAACTGATCGCCCGGGAAACCGGCAAACCCGAGTGGGAGGCACTGACCGAAGTGGCCGCCATGAGCGGCAAGGCCACGATTTCCGAAAAGGCTTACTTTGAGCGTACCGGCACCGTGGAAAATCCCATGCCCGGCGCCCGCGCCTTTGTGCGCCACAAGCCCCACGGGGTGGTGGCGGTGTTCGGCCCCTACAATTTTCCCGGCCACCTGCCCAACGGCCACATAGTACCGGCGCTGATCGCCGGCAATACGGTGGTGTTCAAGCCGTCGGAGCTCACCCCCCTGGTGGCCCAGGAAACGGTGCGGCTGTGGGCCGAGGCGGGGCTGCCCGCCGGCGTGCTCAACCTGGTGCAGGGGGAAGTGAATACCGGCAAGGCACTGGCCTCCCACGAGGGCATTGACGGCCTGTTTTTCACCGGCTCGTCCAACACCGGCAAACTGTTGCATCAGCAGTACGCCGGCCAGCCGGGCAAGATCCTGGCGCTGGAGATGGGCGGCAACAACCCCCTGGTGGTGACCACGGTGGCCGATGAAGACGCCGCCGTGCACGCCATAGTGCAGTCGGCCTTTATCACTTCCGGCCAGCGTTGTACCTGCGCCCGCCGTCTGCTGGTGCCCAGGGGCGAGGCCGGCGACCGGCTGCTGGCCCGGCTGGTGGCGGTCAGCAAGGCCATTCGCGTGGGCCGCTACGACGCCGATCCCCAGCCCTTTATGGGCGCCATGATCTCCGAGCGCGCCGCCCGGGGCATGGTGGCGGCCCAGGCTCATCTGCTGGCCTTTGGCGGTCAGTCGCTGCTGATGCTGAAACACCTGCAGCCGGGCACCGGCCTGGTGTCGCCGGGCATTGTTGATGTCACCGGTGTGGCCCAACTGCCCGACGAGGAATATTTCGGTCCCTTGCTGCAGGTGATCCGCTTCAACGACCTGCCCGAAGCGCTGACCCTGGCCAACCGCACCCGCTACGGCCTGTCGGCGGGGCTGCTGTCCGACAGCGAAGCCGACTGGGACTACTTCTATCGCCATATCCGTGCCGGCATCGTCAACCGCAACCGGCCCATCACCGGTGCCTCCAGCGCCGCGCCCTTTGGCGGTATTGGCGACAGCGGCAACCACAGGGCCAGCGCCTACTATGCCGCCGACTACTGTGCCTACCCGGTGGCTTCGGTGGAAGGAGACCATCTGGTCATGCCCGCGACCCTGTCGCCGGGACTGAGCTTTTAA
- a CDS encoding aspartate aminotransferase family protein, whose amino-acid sequence MSDMAVTRETFDQVMVPNYAPAQSIPVRGLGARVWDQQGKEFIDFAGGIAVNCLGHCHPALVSALKEQGEKLWHLSNVWTNEPALRLASKLVDATFAERVYFCNSGAEANEAALKLARRYAIEHFGPEKTQIIAFQQGFHGRTFFTVTVGGQAAYSEGFGPKPADIDHVPYNDLEALKAIMSSRTCAVVMEPLQGEGGIISPDADFVKAVRALCDQHQALLVFDEVQTGVGRTGALYAYMETGVTPDILTSAKALGGGFPIGAMLTRADIAASLKPGTHGSTYGGNPLACAVAEAAFDTVNTPEVLTGVKEREGWFCEALAKINEQHHCFQEIRGKGLLLGCVLNEQFQGRAKDFLAAASEEGLMVLIAGANVVRFAPSLVISEEEVRQGLARFERAVARVVNG is encoded by the coding sequence ATGTCTGATATGGCTGTTACCCGCGAGACGTTTGATCAGGTGATGGTACCCAATTACGCCCCGGCCCAGAGCATTCCGGTGCGGGGCCTGGGCGCCCGGGTATGGGATCAGCAAGGAAAGGAGTTTATCGACTTTGCCGGCGGCATTGCGGTCAACTGCCTGGGCCACTGCCATCCGGCCCTGGTCTCCGCGCTCAAGGAGCAGGGCGAAAAACTCTGGCACCTGAGTAATGTCTGGACCAACGAGCCGGCCCTGCGCCTGGCCAGCAAACTGGTGGACGCCACCTTTGCCGAACGGGTGTATTTCTGCAACTCCGGCGCCGAGGCCAACGAGGCGGCGCTCAAGCTGGCCCGTCGTTATGCCATTGAGCACTTTGGTCCCGAAAAAACCCAGATCATCGCCTTTCAGCAGGGCTTTCACGGCCGCACCTTCTTTACCGTGACCGTGGGTGGCCAGGCCGCTTATTCCGAGGGGTTTGGCCCCAAACCCGCCGATATCGATCACGTTCCCTACAATGATCTCGAGGCGCTCAAGGCCATCATGTCCAGCCGCACCTGTGCCGTGGTGATGGAGCCGCTGCAGGGCGAGGGCGGCATCATCAGCCCCGACGCTGACTTTGTGAAGGCGGTGCGCGCGTTGTGCGACCAGCATCAGGCGCTGCTGGTGTTTGACGAGGTGCAGACCGGCGTGGGCCGTACCGGCGCCCTCTATGCCTACATGGAAACCGGGGTGACCCCTGATATTCTCACCAGTGCCAAGGCCCTGGGCGGCGGTTTTCCCATCGGCGCCATGCTTACCCGTGCCGACATTGCCGCCTCCCTCAAGCCGGGTACCCACGGCTCCACCTACGGCGGCAATCCCCTGGCCTGCGCCGTGGCCGAGGCCGCCTTTGACACCGTCAATACTCCCGAGGTGCTGACCGGCGTCAAGGAGCGGGAAGGCTGGTTCTGCGAAGCGCTGGCTAAGATTAATGAGCAACACCACTGTTTTCAGGAAATCCGCGGCAAGGGCCTGCTGCTGGGCTGTGTGCTGAACGAGCAGTTCCAGGGCCGGGCCAAGGACTTTCTGGCGGCCGCCTCGGAAGAAGGCCTGATGGTGCTGATCGCCGGCGCCAACGTGGTGCGTTTTGCGCCCTCGCTGGTGATCTCCGAGGAAGAAGTACGGCAAGGCCTGGCCCGCTTTGAGCGCGCCGTGGCCCGGGTGGTCAACGGCTGA
- a CDS encoding TonB-dependent copper receptor has protein sequence MKHHSVVTLSLPLLGLATAHAAEQAPLYPATPITITASALSAPGEVRLDPSAPVQPIPAADGAGLLKTVPGISITRKGGMAGDPLLRGLGGSRLAITSDNQYVLGGCAHRMDPPTAYLFPRSFDEVVITKGPQTVTQGPGLVAGSVQFKRHPRYYLDPDFSLDGGLTTGSADRVDAFASLDAGNSLGYTRLNANHNEAGNYRDGSGNRVNSAYNKDSQSVQLGLTPNELSLLELSYDRSRGEAAYADRAMDGSQFDRDAWGVKLERQAITPWLGKVQLQYGHSLVDHVMDNYSLRPLEGMMYKAMNPERTTNTARLLAELNLGAHQTQVGVDWLEDAHRSRMAMGMNQAAADGYINKPWKDTQTFENIGVFVEDNWLLNDRQTLVSGLRLDHTEARYHNNAVAAALQQQEYDLYAGFVRLEHRLQNWIWYAGYGQAERAPDFWERDKSQTAALNTETNHQLDTGLLYRNGNLSGSVSLFAGYVDDFILVDNTTSPQARNVDARRVGGEAEASWRFTDNWTLASNLSYTHGQNLSDDLPLGQTPPLELNTSLGYDNGSQELALLMRNVASQHRFAEGQGNIIGQDTGPSAGFTVFSLNAGWQVTPTVKLAAGVDNLLDKDYSEFINKQESYPLGDNPVTGRIGEPGRQWWAELQFSL, from the coding sequence GTGAAACATCATTCCGTCGTTACCCTGAGCCTGCCCCTGCTGGGCCTGGCCACCGCCCACGCCGCCGAGCAAGCGCCCCTGTACCCTGCCACCCCCATCACCATTACCGCCTCGGCGCTCAGTGCCCCCGGCGAGGTGCGCCTGGATCCGAGTGCGCCGGTGCAGCCCATTCCCGCCGCCGACGGGGCCGGCCTGCTGAAAACCGTGCCCGGCATCAGCATTACCCGCAAGGGCGGCATGGCCGGCGACCCGCTGCTGCGGGGGCTGGGGGGCTCGCGCCTGGCCATCACCAGCGACAACCAGTACGTGCTGGGCGGTTGCGCCCATCGCATGGATCCGCCCACCGCCTATCTGTTCCCCCGCTCTTTTGATGAAGTGGTGATCACCAAGGGGCCGCAAACCGTGACCCAGGGGCCCGGCCTGGTGGCCGGCTCGGTGCAGTTCAAGCGCCACCCGCGCTATTACCTTGACCCGGATTTCAGCCTGGACGGCGGCCTGACCACCGGCAGCGCCGACCGCGTCGACGCCTTTGCCAGTCTCGACGCCGGCAATTCACTGGGCTACACACGCCTGAATGCCAACCACAATGAGGCCGGCAACTACCGGGACGGCAGCGGCAACCGGGTCAACTCCGCCTACAACAAGGACAGCCAGAGCGTGCAACTGGGGCTGACCCCGAATGAACTCAGCCTGCTGGAGCTGTCCTATGATCGCAGCCGGGGCGAAGCCGCCTACGCCGACCGGGCCATGGACGGCAGCCAGTTTGATCGGGACGCCTGGGGCGTGAAGCTGGAACGCCAGGCCATTACCCCCTGGCTGGGCAAGGTACAGCTGCAATACGGCCACAGCCTGGTGGATCACGTGATGGACAACTACAGCCTGCGCCCATTGGAAGGCATGATGTACAAGGCCATGAACCCGGAGCGCACCACCAACACCGCCCGCCTGTTGGCGGAGCTGAACCTGGGGGCGCACCAGACTCAGGTGGGTGTGGACTGGCTGGAGGATGCCCACCGCTCGCGCATGGCCATGGGCATGAACCAGGCCGCCGCCGATGGGTATATCAACAAGCCCTGGAAAGACACGCAAACCTTTGAAAATATCGGCGTGTTTGTGGAAGACAACTGGCTGCTCAATGACCGGCAAACCCTGGTGAGCGGCCTGCGACTGGATCACACCGAGGCCCGTTACCACAACAACGCCGTGGCCGCCGCGCTGCAACAGCAGGAGTATGACCTGTATGCCGGCTTTGTGCGCCTGGAACACCGCCTGCAGAACTGGATCTGGTATGCGGGCTACGGCCAGGCCGAGCGGGCGCCAGATTTCTGGGAGCGGGACAAAAGCCAGACCGCCGCCCTGAACACCGAGACCAACCACCAGCTGGATACCGGCCTGCTCTATCGCAACGGCAACCTGAGCGGCTCGGTGTCGCTGTTTGCCGGCTACGTGGACGACTTTATTCTGGTGGACAACACCACCAGCCCCCAGGCCCGCAATGTGGATGCTCGCCGTGTTGGCGGCGAGGCCGAGGCAAGCTGGCGCTTTACCGATAACTGGACCCTGGCGTCCAATCTGTCCTACACCCACGGCCAGAACCTGAGCGACGATTTGCCCCTGGGCCAGACCCCGCCGCTGGAGCTGAACACCAGCCTTGGCTATGACAATGGCAGTCAGGAGCTGGCGCTTCTGATGCGCAACGTGGCCAGCCAGCACCGCTTTGCCGAAGGGCAGGGCAACATTATTGGCCAGGACACCGGGCCGTCCGCGGGCTTTACCGTGTTTTCCCTTAATGCCGGCTGGCAGGTCACGCCCACCGTCAAGCTGGCCGCCGGCGTCGACAACCTGCTCGACAAGGATTACAGCGAGTTTATTAACAAGCAGGAAAGCTACCCGCTTGGCGACAACCCGGTAACCGGCCGCATCGGCGAGCCCGGCCGCCAGTGGTGGGCCGAGCTGCAGTTCAGCCTCTGA
- a CDS encoding DUF1338 domain-containing protein, with product MHTSVQELFDALWQHYLTVTPSALKIHDLLKGGEAIVNDHVAFRTFNHPKLGLEKLAAPFLALGYEQKGEYHFEAKKLYARHYEHPDATAPKVFISELLLEQCSPELQRIVAGLIDQVDDTLAERKDFLYSGAPWRISHADYKTLLAESEYAAWLAVYGYRANHFTVSVNHLKDYDSLEAVNSALKQAGFRLNDAGGEIKGSPEVLLEQSSTLADTTLVHFTDGEAALPSCFYEFALRYPKPDGELYTGFVAASADKIFESTDIGHQ from the coding sequence ATGCACACTTCAGTACAGGAACTGTTCGACGCCCTCTGGCAGCATTACCTGACCGTGACCCCCAGCGCGCTGAAAATTCACGATCTGCTGAAGGGCGGTGAGGCCATCGTCAACGATCATGTGGCCTTTCGTACCTTTAACCACCCCAAACTCGGGCTGGAGAAGCTGGCAGCCCCTTTTCTGGCGCTGGGCTACGAGCAAAAGGGCGAGTACCACTTTGAGGCCAAGAAGCTCTATGCCCGCCACTACGAGCACCCGGATGCCACCGCGCCCAAGGTCTTTATCAGCGAGCTGCTGCTGGAGCAGTGCTCGCCCGAATTGCAGCGCATCGTGGCCGGGCTTATCGATCAGGTGGACGACACGCTGGCGGAGCGGAAGGACTTTCTCTACTCCGGCGCGCCCTGGCGAATCTCTCATGCGGATTACAAGACCCTGCTGGCGGAAAGTGAGTACGCCGCCTGGCTGGCGGTGTACGGCTACCGCGCCAATCACTTCACCGTGAGTGTGAACCACCTTAAGGATTACGACAGCCTGGAGGCGGTGAACAGTGCCCTCAAGCAGGCGGGGTTCCGGCTCAACGACGCCGGCGGCGAGATCAAGGGCTCACCCGAGGTGCTGCTGGAACAGTCCTCCACCCTGGCCGACACCACCCTGGTGCACTTTACCGATGGCGAGGCGGCCCTGCCCAGCTGCTTTTACGAGTTTGCCCTGCGTTATCCCAAGCCCGACGGTGAGCTTTACACCGGGTTTGTGGCGGCCTCGGCGGATAAAATCTTTGAAAGTACCGATATCGGGCACCAGTAA